The Thermoleophilaceae bacterium DNA window TTTCCGTGTTTGTGCGCCAGCCAGCGCGGTACCCACTTAGGGACACCACAAAGCCTTCGAAACGAGAACAAGGAGACGAAATGGCTGGCAAGCTGGACGGAAAGAAGATTGCCTTCATCGCCGCCGACGGCGTGGAGCAGGTGGAGCTCACCGAGCCCTGGAAGGCCGTTGAGGAGGCCGGCGGCAAGCCGGAGCTGATCTCGATCGAGAGCGGCGAGATCCAGGGCTTCAACCACCTCGACAAGGGCGACACCTTCAAGGTCGATCACGCGATCGACGAGGTGAGCCCGGACGATTACGACAACGTCGTGCTCCCGGGTGGCGTCGCCAACCCGGACTTCCTGCGCACGAACGAGAAGGTCGTGAGCTTCGTTCGCGACTTCTTCGAGAAGGGCAAGCCGGTGGCCGCCATCTGCCACGGCCCGTGGACGCTCGTGGAGGCCGGCGTGGTCGATGGCCTGACGCTCACCTCGTGGCCGAGCCTGAAGACCGACATCGAAAACGCGGGCGGCAACTGGGTGGACGAGGAGGTCCACGTGCACAAGGGCCTCGTCACGAGCCGCAAGCCCGACGACCTGAAGGCATTCAACGAGAAGCTCGTCGAGGAGTTCCGCGAGGGTCGCCACGAGGAGCTCGCTCAAGCGACCTCGTCGTAGGGCATAGGGCATAGGGCATAGGTCATGGGGGCGGTCTTCGGGCCGCCCCTTTTGGTTCCACCCGTCTGCGGGTAAGACTCCAGTAACTGAAAGGAGGGGCGAGTGGCCGAGATTCAGCTCAAGGATGTGACCAAGCGGTATCCGGATGGCACCGAGGCCGTGAAGCGCATGAACCTCGACATCCAGGACGGCGAGTTCATGATCCTCGTGGGCCCGTCCGGGTGCGGGAAGTCCACGGCGCTGCGGATGATCGCCGGACTCGAGGACATCAGCGAGGGTGACCTGCTGATCGGCGGTGAGCGCGTGAACGAGCTCGCCCCGCGCGACCGCGACATCGCGATGGTCTTCCAGAACTACGCGCTCTACCCGCACATGACGGTGCGCGAGAACATGGGCTTCGCGCTCAAGCTTGCGAAGGAGGACAAGGCCGAGATCAACAAGCGCGTGGAGGAGGCCGCCGAGATCCTCGACCTGAGCGAGCATCTCGACCGCAAGCCGGCGAACCTCTCCGGCGGCCAGCGCCAGCGAGTGGCCATGGGCCGCGCGATCGTGCGCAACCCGGCGGCGTTCCTGATGGACGAGCCGCTCTCGAATCTTGACGCCAAGCTGCGCGTGCAGATGCGTGCGGAGGTGTCACGCCTCCAGGACCGCCTCGGCACCACCACCATCTACGTGACGCACGACCAGACCGAGGCCATGACGCTCGGCGATCGCGTGGCCGTGATGCGCCTGGGCGTGGTGCAGCAGGTCGGGCGGCCGCAGGACCTTTACGACCGTCCGCGCAACCTCTTCGTCGCCGGCTTCATCGGGTCGCCCGCGATGAACTTCGTTCCCGGTCACGTGGAGAACGGATCGGTGCGCCTGCCGAGCGTCGACGTGCCGATCCCCGCCAACCTGCAGGACGAGCTCACCGACGACCGGACGGTGATCGTGGGGATTCGCCCGGAGCACATCGAGGATCCCGCGCTCGTGGACCGCGAGCGGCACGAGGGAGTGACGTTCCGCACCACGATCGACCTGCTCGAGTCGATGGGCTCGGAGCTGTATGCGCACTTCAAGGTGGGTGGCGGGATCGATTCGGACGAGCTGCGCGAGCTCGCGGAGGACGCGGGCGCCGGCGAGCTTCCGCGCGCAGCCGGCGAGGAGGGACGTGCGGTCGCGCGCCTGAGTCCCGACTCGCAGGTGCGCGTGGGGCGCGAGACGGAGCTGTGGCTCGAGACCGACAAGCTCCAGTTCTTCGACCCGGAAACGGGCCGCTCCCTCGCCGTGAAGGAGCAGGAGGCCGTAGCGGCGTAGGCGGAGGCGGCCGCGGTCGCTTCGCGAAGCAAGGAAGCCCTCGCACGGCGACCTGGACCATAAAATCCGTGCCTATCACGGACTTCATGGTCCACGTCCGTGGTTAGCCGCGCGCGCGGCGTCCGTCCCAGCCGGCATCGAGCGCCCAACGGGCGCCCACCGTCCAGGCCTGGATCTGGTTGGCGATCGGGATCCGCTGCGGCCCGTCATCTCTGACCGCGTAGAGCTCCGGAGCGCCGCCCAGGCGGTCGAGCGCGCTCAGCACGCCGGTGCGCACGCGCTCCGCCTCCTCCTCGAACCCCGCGGCACGCAGCCCGCCCCAGCCGAGCCAGGAGTCGAAGGGCCAGACGGCGCCGCGGTGATACGCGTGGGGGCGAAATTGCGGATGGGCGGACGACAGGGTGCGCAGGCCGAAGTCGGTCAGGACATCGGGCTGCGTGAGGCGTGAGGCGTAGGGCGCACGGAGATCTGGTGGCAGCGCATCTGCCCACAGCAGCCAGCCGAGCTGAGAGCCCGCCCCTTCGACCTCCTTATCGCTGCCGTTAACGGCCATGGTGTCCGGGGTGAACGACTGAGCAATAAGGGCAACAGTTCGGGCTGCCAGCTCGCTCCAGCGGTCGTCGCCGGAGAGGCGCGCCGTGGCACGTAGTGCCGCCACCGCCGCGGCCTGGCAGTCAGCGTCGGCCACCGGCGGCTCCGGCGCCGTGCCGTCCGCGCCGAGGATCCCGCCGCCGTAGGCGCCCTCGGGCCGGGTGGTGTCCCGCCATCCCTGCTGCAGAAGCCCGCCGGAGGACTCGCGGGGTCCCCAGCGCACGAGCCCGCCTCCGCGCTCGAGCGCCCGTTCGAGCCAGCCGGCCGCCGCCCGCCAGGCGTCCGCGAGCTCTGCCGCGAGTGCCTCGTCACCAAGCGCATCCAGCACCACGAGGAACCACGAGGTCCCGTCGGCGGAGCCGTAGTAGCGCAGCTCGCCGTCGCGCACGGGCCAGCCCATGTCGAGGAAGCGCTGCTCCGCCTCCGGGCGGTACTCGTGCACGATCTTCCCCGGCTCCTCGTCGGTCTCCACGTCATCGCGCGTGCCCTGCATCGCCGCGAGGGTGCGCAGCGTGGCGCGCGCC harbors:
- a CDS encoding type 1 glutamine amidotransferase domain-containing protein gives rise to the protein MAGKLDGKKIAFIAADGVEQVELTEPWKAVEEAGGKPELISIESGEIQGFNHLDKGDTFKVDHAIDEVSPDDYDNVVLPGGVANPDFLRTNEKVVSFVRDFFEKGKPVAAICHGPWTLVEAGVVDGLTLTSWPSLKTDIENAGGNWVDEEVHVHKGLVTSRKPDDLKAFNEKLVEEFREGRHEELAQATSS
- the ugpC gene encoding sn-glycerol-3-phosphate ABC transporter ATP-binding protein UgpC, whose amino-acid sequence is MAEIQLKDVTKRYPDGTEAVKRMNLDIQDGEFMILVGPSGCGKSTALRMIAGLEDISEGDLLIGGERVNELAPRDRDIAMVFQNYALYPHMTVRENMGFALKLAKEDKAEINKRVEEAAEILDLSEHLDRKPANLSGGQRQRVAMGRAIVRNPAAFLMDEPLSNLDAKLRVQMRAEVSRLQDRLGTTTIYVTHDQTEAMTLGDRVAVMRLGVVQQVGRPQDLYDRPRNLFVAGFIGSPAMNFVPGHVENGSVRLPSVDVPIPANLQDELTDDRTVIVGIRPEHIEDPALVDRERHEGVTFRTTIDLLESMGSELYAHFKVGGGIDSDELRELAEDAGAGELPRAAGEEGRAVARLSPDSQVRVGRETELWLETDKLQFFDPETGRSLAVKEQEAVAA